AGGCGTCGTCACTGAAGGACCCGAGTCGTTTGTGTTTCGCCAGAACGGCGATCTGTTCAATCAGATCTCTGTGAATGTCTTGTATCAGGACCGTCGCAATGTCGTGATTGCAAACGACGGCAGTATGACGGTGGGTGCCTACTACGCCCAGAATGCTGCTGCGTCTCTTAATCGCGTGCTCAAAGCTCAATCGGCTAGCGGTGAGCAACCCGGGTTGCATGTGCATCCCGATGGAACCGTTCACGCCGCACACTGATTGGGAATCAAAGATGCTTGATACAATTATTCGACTGTCGCTTCGTTATCGAATGCTGGTCGTCATCGCGAGCTTGGTGATCCTTTGCTACGGATCGTACTTGGCAACACAGATGCCGATCGATGTCTTTCCGGATTTGGATCGTCCGCGAGTCGTGGTCATTACCGAAGCTCCCGGATTGGCGACTGAAGAGGTCGAAACGCTCGTCACCCAGCCAATCGAAATTGCATTGATGGGGGCCAACGGAGTTCAGGCGGTGCGTAGTCAAACCACGGCCGGATTGAACGTCATCTATATCGAGTTCGATTGGAAGACACAGATCCGAGCGGCGCGTCAAACGGTGAGTGAACGGCTAAGCACACTCGAAGGCATTTTGCCCGATGGTATTCGTCCTCAGATGACGCCCCCATCGTCCATCATGGGGCAAATCGTGGTGGCCGGAATCTATCGCCAGCAGGGGCCCAATGGTGGCGTTTTGACACCGATCGATCGGACTGACTTGATTGCAGAGTTGTACCGCGAAGATGACACGTTTCGGATTCAAGTTTGGTTGCCAGGGGAGCGACATGAATTTGCGACTTGGACCGCGATCGAATCGCAGAATCTCGATTGGATCGATCAACCCGATACGAGTTCCAAAACGCATTCAGGAAGAGCGAGTGTCACGGTTGATGGCAAGCGTCATGAGGTAATATTTGCTTCACAAGCGAAACAAGACTTAGAGCTGCGGACGATCGCCGACTGGATCATTCGTCCGCGTTTGCTGAAAGTCACCGGGGTCGCCGAAGTTTTCATGCTCGGCGGTGATCGGAAGCAGTATCAAATTCTGCTTGATCCGACAGCCTTGCTTGAATACGACGTTACAGTCCAAGATGTTGAAAAGGCATTGAGGGCAAGCAACTTGAACACCAGTGGTGGTTTTGCCATTACAGGCGAAACCGAGCGGCCAATCCGAGTGCTTGGGCGTTTAGGGTCGAGCACCGGTAGTATCATCGAGGATCTCGAAAAAATCGCGGTCGTCAGGCATGCTAAGCGGACGGTATTGCTTGATCAGGTAGCAAGAGTGATCGAGGGACCTGAACTAAAGCGAGGTGATGGAAGCGTCAATGGGGAAGGCGGAATTGTTTTCACTGTTGTAAAGCAACCTCATGTCGATACGCGAACATTGACGGATGATGTCGCTGCGGCGTTCGAAGAGGTCGAAGCGTCGCTGCCCGCCGATATCGTGATCAATTCCAAGCTGTTTCGCTTGAAGAACTTCATCGATCGAGGAATCTTCAACGTCGCAGAGGCACTGGTGATCGGTGCGACCTTGGTCATCATCGTGCTGTTCCTGTTCTTGCTGAATTTCCGCACAACCTTCATCACGTTGACCGCGATACCAATGTCGCTGGTCATCACAACGCTTGTCTTTCGGATCATCGGATGGTTCAGTAGCAGCGAACTTTCGATCAACGTGATGACTCTTGGTGGGATCGCAGTCGCGATGGGAGAGCTGGTCGATGACGCAATTGTTGATGTCGAAAATATCTTTCGACGTCTGAAAGAAAACAATGCGGCAGAACACCCCAAGCCTGCGATCCAGGTTGTCTACGAAGCGAGTAAAGAAATTCGTAGTGCGATTCTGTTCGGAACGACAGTTGTGATCTTGGTTTTCCTGCCCCTGTTTGCGTTGTCCGGTGTCGAAGGGCGATTGTTCGCACCACTTGGGTTTGCATACATCGTTTCGATCCTGGCTTCCTTTGCCGTGTCATTGACAGTCACACCCGTTCTTTCTTTCTACATGCTGCCGAAGGCCAATGCGACTCATCAAGAAACCGATGGGTTTCTACTCCGTGGGCTAAAGGCTCTTGCGACACCACTTATTCGCACCAGTATGGCGATACCCGGCAGTTTACTTGTTGTGACGTGGTTAATCGTTCTGGTTGCTGCCATTCAGCTATCGACGCTAGGAAGGAACTTTTTGCCTCCTTTCGATGAAGGGAGCATCCAGGTGAATGTGACTTTGCCGCCCGGTTCGTCTTTGAAGGCATCCAATCAGGTTTCTGGATCAATCGATTCGGTGTTCAAAAGCATGCAGAAGTCGCCAGACAATCCGTCAGGCGAAATTTTAAACTTCGTTCGGCGAACGGGGCGAGCCGAGATGGACGAGCATGCTTCGCCCGTCAACTTCGGCGAATACATCCTCAGTATGAATCCTGAGGCGGAACAGAATCGCGAGGAGATGCTCGCGGGACTTTTGGAACGAATTAAAACAGAAGTTCCGGGAGTTGACATAGAGGTCGAACAGCCGCTGGCGCACTTGATCAGCCATATGGTCTCAGGAGTCTATGCACAGATCGCGATCAAGATTCATGGTGACGATCTAAATACGCTACTTACACTCGCAGAAATGGTGAAAGCGTCCATCAGAGAAGTCGAGGGAATCACCCCTCCCATCGTCGAGCCCGTTCGGATGACCTCTGAACTGCATATCGAGCTACGTGGAGAGGACTTGGCTATATTTGGGCTTACTCGCGAGTACGTCGCCGATGTCTTGCAGACCGCATTGCAAGGCGAAGTTGTCTCTGAAGTCCTCGAAGGTCAGCGTCGTTTCGATCTGTTGGTTCGGCTAGAGGAACAGTATCGAACAGACTATGCCAATTTAGGCAGGCTTCGTATCGATCTACCGCATCAAGGTGGGAATGCAGAGCGGGGCCAAATTGAGCTGCGAGAAGTGGCAACAATTTCTGAAGGAACCGGCCCCAATTCGGTCAACCGAGAGAACGCCCGTCGTAGGATCGTTATTCGCTGTAATACCCAAGGACGCGACCTTGCCAGCGCGGTCAACGAGATTCAGAGTCGGATTAACTCCGATGTCACGATGCCGGTCGGCTACTATGTCGAATTCGCAGGCCAGTTCGAGAGCCAGCAAAATGCGACTCGCTTGATCATGATCCTCGCAGGCGTTGCCGTCATCGGCATGTTCGCGGTGTTGATGATTCTTTTCCCTTCGGTGAGGATCGTTTTGCAAATTCTAAACGCGCTTCCAACCGCATTCATCGGTGGGGTCCTCGCGCTGGTGATTACACAGCAAAACTTGACCGTCGCCAGTTTGGTCGGCTTCATCTCTTTGGGTGGCATCGCGGTACGCAACGGTATTTTGCTTGTCACACACTATTTTCATTTGATGCAGCAGGAAGGCGAATCGTTCTCGCAATCGATGATCGTTCGCGGAAGTTTGGAGCGGCTCGCGCCTGTTTTGATGACCGCATTGACTGCGGGGATCGGCCTAATTCCTTTGGTGCTTGGTGGACAAGAACCGGGCAGAGAAATCTTGTATCCGGTTGCCACCGTCATTTTAGGCGGATTGGTCACATCGACTTTTTGTGAGTTCCTGATTCATCCAGGGCTTTTTTGGAAATTCAGCGGAAAGGACGCCAAGCGTTTGGCGGATGTTGAAGAAGTTACCTCGATTTGAAAGGACTGAAACTGATGAAGAAGTACGCACTTCTATTGATCGTGCCCGCATTGATCTTGTCGACCGGCTGTAAATCGTCGACCGAATCGGATTCGCCTACGGCGTCGGTTGAGGACGATAATGGCCACGATCACGGCGATGGTGAAGGCCAGCACGATCATAGTGTCGAAGGTCACGGACACGGTGTTGGCCCCCATGATGGAACAGTGGCGGATTGGGGCGGCGGAAAATACCACGTCGAATTCACCGTCAACCACGACAAGCAGGAAGCAACCGTTTATATCCTTGGTTCTGATGAAGCGACAGCGGTTCCAATCGAGGCAGAATCTATCGAGCTGAGTATCACCGATCCGTCAATGCAAGTGACATTGAACGCATCTCCTCAGGACAGTGATCCAGAGGGCAAGGCTTCTCGGTTTGTTGGCAATCATGAAAAGCTAGGCGTTGTTCAAGAGTACGCCGGAACGATGAGCGGAGTTGTTGATGGGACACCGTATTCGGGAGACTTTAAAGAGGAAGCCCACGGTGATCATGCGCACTGAGGCTTAGCTTAAACGCTAGGTCCCGATTTGTTCGCAGTGACAAATTGGCGAGTCATCCAATTACGCGACATCGCAATGGCATTATTAGATCCTTCCGCAGAGGAGGATTCATGCATTGGGCGGAAGTCGCTGTGGTTTATCCCCAGCAAAATCATTCGCTGCAGAAACGACTTTTGCGATTAACGTGACTACCGGTGATGTCAACTTTCGATAGCAGTCGTTCAATGTTGTCAAAGGCGGTCAGAATGGCCGTCAGGATAATCTTGACACCGATCAATGCTGCCTAGGCGTTTTCGACGATCCACTCGTCTCGAGCGTAATAGTTTGATTTGCGAAGACCGTAGTAGTGCTCGGCCATTTCCAGATGGTTGTTGTTTCCAGTGATAGCGAGAGGTCCCCGGGGCAATCGCTTGTCGGATGCTTTCAGTTTCATATTGCCGATCACCAGCCATTCGCGGCGTACTAGCACTTCGCGATGAATCGGGCAGATTTTCACGATCAGCGGGCGAGCGATGATCCCATTAAAATTGTGACGAGACATCCCGCGAGAATCGTAGACACCAACCATCGGGCCGAAGTCACCGTTTTCAAAGATCCTGGCGTAGACGGGATCGCCACCTTTCATTTCGGCGAGCAGGATATCGCCGACCGCGTATGCCTGCCGTTTGGGGATCTTGCGAGTTTTAAACGAGAGACTGACAAGCTCAGCCGATTCACCGTCGTTGGTGAGATCTTGAATTTGAGCATCGAGGACTGCCTCGACTGTTCCGATCAGCTCGGCCAAGGTCGGCTTTCGTTTCCAGTCTCGCTGATAGAGTTTGCGGACTTCGTCGAAGCAATCGGCAACACAGTCGTACGCTTCGTCGCCGATGTAGGACTTCGCTTTCGGCTTGTCTGGATAAAGTGGAGACCAGCTCATCAAGAACCTAAAGATAGTGACAGTGCCCGAGGCGGGACTCGAACCCACACAGCCGTATCTGGCCGACACAATATCACGTTGATTGTGATTGATCCCAATGAAGCATTCAAGTTCTGACGACTCCACTGCCGGATTGCTGTTGGCAAGTGGATCGCAACGTTGGATTATGAATGGTGTTCCAAGGATTCAGGCACGTAATCTGCATACCGCACCGGGGTATGCTCCGAGCTATCGAACGGTAGCCTATCGAACGACGGCCCAAAACTCCGAATCGACAAACACTGTCTGCGTCAGCAACATTTCAGCACCGACGGCGTGCGAAGTCAGTCAGAGTTGCGATGGTTCGTTTGCGAATAGGGAATAGCCAAGCCAGTTGTTCAATTCGCGAGCAAGTTGGTTTGAAAACGTCCGGCGAATGATGTGTGGTGAAGACATCCGCAACAGTCGTTGAATACTCAGTAGGCAGATGGCACCTGTTCATACTTTACTCGATAACAATTGCGATGATGCCCGATGAACAACTCCGAAGATCGGCGACATTTTTTAAAGACAGGTTCTCTTGCTGCCGCAGGTCTCACGGGCGGATTCCTCCCTGGAGCCACGCTCGGGCAACAGCAGTCAGGCAGTAAGGAACTGGCAGATGAGGCGAAAGCCGCGACCGCCGCGAGCCAAATTCCGACGGAATCAAATGTGCCTGCCGAGATTGATGGATTTAGTCGATTTAGACCATCGCGTGGGAACGATCCTGACTCGGATTACTACCTCGGTAAGTTGATGCCCGGCTTTCGACCCGCCGCCGCGGGGCCTGCACCTTTCGTTGCACCGGACTTAGACAAGCTACCGTGGAAAATGGTTGACGGAGTAAAAGAATTTCAACTGGTGTCGATGCCGGTCAAACGGGAGTTCCTTCCCGGCTACCAGATGGACGTATTTGGTTTCAATGGCAGCATGCCGGGACCAACCATCGAAGTAAATCAGGGTGATCGAATTAGAATCGTCGTTACCAATGAACTTCCTGAGGACACCTTCGTGCACTGGCACGGGTTTGAGCTACCGATTCAATATGACGGAGCCGCTACCCTGACGCAGAATCCGATCAAGCCTGGACAGTCGATGGCGTATGAGTTCGATGTGCATGAGGAAGGAACGTTCTTCTACCATTCGCATGTCGCCATGCAGGAAGCGTTCGGTCAGGTGGGATGGTTCATTGTACATCCGAAAAAAGTGTTTGATCCGCCGGTCGATCGCGACTTTGGATTGATCTTTCAGAACTTTCATATCGGCCCAACGCAAACGGTGTCCGATTCGTGGGCGATGGATTGGAACTGGCACACCATCAACGGAAGAAGTGGTCCGTACACAACGCCATTGGTGTGCAAACATGGCGAGCGTGTGCGGGTTAGGTTGATGAACTTTGCTCCGATGCAGCACCATCCGATTCACTTACATGGGCACACCTATTGGGAAACTGGTCACGAAGGAGCGCGTTCCCCAAAGAGCGCGTGGGTCCCACGGAACGTATCGCTTGTCGGGGTTGCTCAAGCAACGGATTTTGAATTTATAGCCAACAATCCTGGTGACTGGATTTTCCATTGTCACATGGTCCATCACATGATGAACCACATGGTTCGGCAGGTGGGGCCGCGAATACGTGAGAACAGTTCCGTGGACCGTTACATGGCAAGTGCGGACCAACGTCCCGCCGTCGATTTTTCTCGAGAAGGTGACCAGTGGAATGTGCCTGGATATCCGCAAAAAATGCAAGGCATGGAAAAGGATCCAACATTGATGAAGGCCATCTGGTCTCGCAAAGAGACGCGTGGGATGCGAGCGAATTATCCAATGTCTGTCAAAGGTTTGATGACCGTGCTACGAGTCTTGCCAGACGATCTCTATCAGTTGGTCATGGAGAGTGATGAACTGCTGGAAAAAGGTGCTGTGTTTGCTGAAATCGTGAGACGATTTGGCGATCCAGAACACTACAAGGCGGCCCCAAAAATGATGGAGATGGGGTAAGGCTCAAATAACGGTCACTCCCCTTGTCAAATTTCGTCACTGCCTAGAAGTCTGAGTTTCCCTATTCGATGCTGGTGAGTTACGTTCCGCATCGTAGCGTCGATGCAAGTTTTTGATCTCGTTGACCCGCGACGGAAAGTTGCGATCTGAGAAGGGTTCAAGATTTAAGTCATTCGAACAATCGTTTTTCAGCGGATAACTATCTCTCTATGAACCCCGGTGAATTCAAACGGTTGGGTTATCTCGGTTTCGCTGTCGCTGAAATATGTCCGGGTGGCATTGGCCCCGTTGGCGCGGAAAGTCCACCTTCTAGAAGGAATCCTTCAATCAGCGTTTCTTGGCTCCGCCAAGCGATAAGGTGTTGAACGTAATTGGCTTTCTCCAAATACAGATTTCTCTGGCTTTGCAGAACCGCAGGCCAGTCCACACGATTTTCTTTGTACGCGTCGAGCAATACTTCATAGGCGCGCCGTGATTCCGGTAAGATGACTTCCTGATAGCTGCGAACGTTTTGTAGAGCGGTCAGATAGTTTTGATATGACTGGGCAAGTTGTCGTTGTAGCGAAAACTCGATCCGCTCAATCTCCCCCTGTTGTCTGACGATGTCTGCTTCCGCTTGCCGGATGGTTCCCTGGTTCCAATCGTACAGGGGGACTTCCAGTGATAGTCCAGTGTTATGTGTGTTTTGTCCGGCTTCAAAGTTCCGACCATATCCGTATGTCACGACAAGATCAGGGATTGGCTCGACAGTTTCTCGCTTCAGTTTGATTTGGTCAGCCTGAAGCTTCGCACGTGCACCTAGTATCTGGGGACTTTCAGTTGTTAGGCGGTTCAGAGCTTGGTCGAAATCGATCAATGAAAGCTCACCTTCGAGTGATCCTTCTAGCGGTGTCGGCTGCATCCTCAACCCGGCAAGCGAAGCCATCCCGTACCACTTGGCTCGCAATTGGTTGCGAGCCATCAAAAGATCCAGACGAACCTTTTGCAGCGTCACATTGGCTTGGTGCAATTGGTCCCGTGTCGCTTGGCCTTCGTTGTACAGCTCTCGCGCGGTCACGACAGCATCCTCGGCGTTCTTAAGAATCTCATTGTGAATCGCGACGATCTGCTGTTGCCCCAAGGTCATCCAGAAGCTCATTCGGACATCGTTCATCACCTGGTACTGTTGTTCGAGAGCCCGCCACTGAGAAGCGCGGGTCAACTGCAAAAACTTTGCTCGGCTTAGCTGAAGCTTTCGTCCGGTGACAATCCGTTGCGAAAATTCGACACCTTGCCATTCCCCAGCGGTTCCCTCGAGCCCAGCCTGTTCGCCGATGTAACTGAGTGTTGGATTGGGAACGAGACCTGCTTGGATCGCTTTGCCTAGCTCGCCTTGAGTCTGAGCCTGTGCTTGCGCCAAAGTCGGATTGCGACTACAAGCCATCGATTCAATCGCTTCAATGGTCAGTGGAGCTTCATCGGATGGGAACATCTGTTCGGTCAGCGACTGTGGGACGGGCGGCACCTGCGGGGGCTCGGTGAAACGTTCCCCAATACTTGCGCGGATATCTCGCGACCCAGCGTCCTGAGGTGGTGTTTCAATCGTCGATCTGATCCGACGCGAATCCGTCGTCGGAGACTGTGCGCTGCAGATTCCGGCAATCATTCCAAGAGCCAACGCGAAGGCGGTGAGTTGAATCTTTTGCGACATGGTTCAATCCGTTGAACACTTTTTGCTACGAGGAACTTGAGAGGTTGCGACTAGTCGACGATCTCGGAGAGATGTTTCTTGCGTTGCACCATCCGTAGTGCTGCGTCGTACCAATGCTGTGTGCGATTGTCGTTGATGGTCTGATAGAGAGGCAAAAACGGATCATCACCTCGTGGGTTGGTACCGTAATAGATCTGCGGTAGACACGACGAATAGTGTGGCCCTGTGCATCGAATGTCGGGACACAGACAGCGGCCTTGGCTTCGTGTAGGCAGTGCCGGTAGGACGCGTTTACCTGCAGGCGCCAACGCCAATACGCCACTCGGTTTTGAAATGCTCGCAGGCAAATCTTCTTTCCCAGAGTTTATCGGTCGGAGTTGCGGTTCTTCGCCTTTACCGGTCGTCGTCTCGGCGTCTTGAACGATCGCCGTGACTAATGTTGGGGCCGGAAGACGTGCGTCCCAGGGGCCAGAGGCTGCGACGGTGTTGACCATCATTGTCACCGCGATTGCGGCAATCCATTTTTGCCTAAGCTTCATTGCACCATCCACCACAAGATCAGAAAACAAGTTCTAATTTCTTATCGGGCATACTTGGGCAGGGTCTCTGATAAAACCCGTTCCGGACTCGCAACCGGTCAAGTTCGTGCCGGTATGTTTCGTCAAGAAAGTGTTGACTTTGGGAACTTCTGTCTATTTCGTTAAAGAGTTGTACGCTGTGAACTTCGATTCAGTCTCGCCCGGTCGGTCACATCCGTCAGGCGACGTAGTGCGGAACGATCATCATGACAGCCATGACGATCATGACCGAATTCTCGATGATCGTAACAACAGACATTGGGAGATTGAATGCTGTGCCAAGGCACGCGCATTGAATCGCTTGCTTTTTGCGAACGGCGGACACAACACCGATCAATCCAACTGACATGATGATCGCGGTGGCAATATTCGCGAGTAGTAAGACGCTTTGTGTGACGAACAAGATCCCGAGAGTGACTTCGACCCACGGATAAGCTAAGGCATACGATCGTGATCGTTTCGCGATGATGTCGTATGTCGAAAACGCGTCAGCGAATTTGGAGACGTCCAAGAGCTTGAAAAACGCGAAGCTTAAGAAAAAGAACCCCATGAAGTAGCTCATGCCGAGCGACAATGTCCAAGTCCCGGACGCTTGCAATATCAGAAGTGTCGCGCCGACGACATAGGTAACGACAAGAAACAACGGCTTGTAGGTCGAGAGTTGAATTGACGGTTCTTCCTCGGCCGGTTTGATTTCCGACTTCGCAGGTGAGTCTTCTCTCACGATTTCTGCATCGAAGCCTTGGTTGCGGACAAGGGTAACGATTTCGTTTGGGTTCGTGTCATTTGCCAAGTCGACATGTAGTAGCTTTCGAGGATCGTCAAGATCGGCATGCCAGGACTTAACCCCATCGGAAGCATCCAGGTGCGGTCGGATTTTGCTCAAACAGCTGCCACATTTCATCGCTGTCGCGATTTGAATTGACATGGTTATTCCTCTTCGGTTTCTTCTGAGTGGTCGTTGACGAGCGATTGAATGATTGGGCAACCCCGAACATCTCCACGCCCCGAACATTGACAGACAAGTTCCTGAAGCGTTGTTTCCATCTGTTGAAGATCGATGATCCTTTGACGGATAGAAACCAGCTTTAGCTCAGCCAATCGTTTAACGTCGGCACGGCTTCCGGTATCACCGTCGGACAGTTTCAGCAGATCGGTGATCTCGGCCAATGTGAATCCAAGGTTTTGGGCACGCTTGATAAAGCGAATCCTTGCCGCGGTCCCAGGTGGGTATTCGCGAAACGTTGTCGAAACAGGTACAGGTTTTTGAACCAACCCTTTCCGTTCATAAAAGCGGATGGTTTCGACGTTCACTCCTGCGGCTTTGGCAACGGTTCCGATGGTTTGACGCTTCATCTATTTGTCCTCCAATGGCATTATCGACTCCGTACCACGGTACGGAGTCAAGGCTTTTCTGGAATAACTGCGCATCGCACTGTGATTGCATTCTTGACCAAAGCCTTTTGCGAGCAGTGACTACCTCTCAATTGAGTTCGCAAGACCGTGGTACGAAAGACCAACGGGACCATCCCGCTCAGGTGTACCGAACGTGTTGGACACCAATTGCAAAGGGAAAGGGTGGCGAATTGACTTCATGCCCGAAACAAATCGATCGCGATACTTTCGTCATAAATCCCGAGGCTTAGTCGCCTTCGGCATCGATTTTGCGACCGCGAGATCGTAATCCATTGCCAGTGGGATTCGATGGAATGCGACCGATGACGAACCACGATGATTAATCTTTAATGTCTGACAAGCACAACGAACACGATCGAAAAGGGGATTACGAACAGGGGAGCCTGTCTCTGCTCGGTTCGGTGTCGATGGGTACCGGAGTCATGATCGGTGCGGGAATCTTTGCGCTAACGGGTCAGATTGCCGAGCAGGCTGGTGGACTCTTTCCGCTCGCCTTCCTCTCTGCGGCGGTGGTTGCGGCCTTTAGTGCCTATTCCTACATCAAGATGGCCGAACAGTTCCCATCGGCTGGTGGGATCGGAATGTTCCTTGTCAAA
This genomic interval from Stieleria sp. JC731 contains the following:
- a CDS encoding MerR family transcriptional regulator yields the protein MKRQTIGTVAKAAGVNVETIRFYERKGLVQKPVPVSTTFREYPPGTAARIRFIKRAQNLGFTLAEITDLLKLSDGDTGSRADVKRLAELKLVSIRQRIIDLQQMETTLQELVCQCSGRGDVRGCPIIQSLVNDHSEETEEE
- a CDS encoding multicopper oxidase domain-containing protein; its protein translation is MNNSEDRRHFLKTGSLAAAGLTGGFLPGATLGQQQSGSKELADEAKAATAASQIPTESNVPAEIDGFSRFRPSRGNDPDSDYYLGKLMPGFRPAAAGPAPFVAPDLDKLPWKMVDGVKEFQLVSMPVKREFLPGYQMDVFGFNGSMPGPTIEVNQGDRIRIVVTNELPEDTFVHWHGFELPIQYDGAATLTQNPIKPGQSMAYEFDVHEEGTFFYHSHVAMQEAFGQVGWFIVHPKKVFDPPVDRDFGLIFQNFHIGPTQTVSDSWAMDWNWHTINGRSGPYTTPLVCKHGERVRVRLMNFAPMQHHPIHLHGHTYWETGHEGARSPKSAWVPRNVSLVGVAQATDFEFIANNPGDWIFHCHMVHHMMNHMVRQVGPRIRENSSVDRYMASADQRPAVDFSREGDQWNVPGYPQKMQGMEKDPTLMKAIWSRKETRGMRANYPMSVKGLMTVLRVLPDDLYQLVMESDELLEKGAVFAEIVRRFGDPEHYKAAPKMMEMG
- a CDS encoding TolC family protein → MSQKIQLTAFALALGMIAGICSAQSPTTDSRRIRSTIETPPQDAGSRDIRASIGERFTEPPQVPPVPQSLTEQMFPSDEAPLTIEAIESMACSRNPTLAQAQAQTQGELGKAIQAGLVPNPTLSYIGEQAGLEGTAGEWQGVEFSQRIVTGRKLQLSRAKFLQLTRASQWRALEQQYQVMNDVRMSFWMTLGQQQIVAIHNEILKNAEDAVVTARELYNEGQATRDQLHQANVTLQKVRLDLLMARNQLRAKWYGMASLAGLRMQPTPLEGSLEGELSLIDFDQALNRLTTESPQILGARAKLQADQIKLKRETVEPIPDLVVTYGYGRNFEAGQNTHNTGLSLEVPLYDWNQGTIRQAEADIVRQQGEIERIEFSLQRQLAQSYQNYLTALQNVRSYQEVILPESRRAYEVLLDAYKENRVDWPAVLQSQRNLYLEKANYVQHLIAWRSQETLIEGFLLEGGLSAPTGPMPPGHISATAKPR
- a CDS encoding heavy-metal-associated domain-containing protein, with translation MSIQIATAMKCGSCLSKIRPHLDASDGVKSWHADLDDPRKLLHVDLANDTNPNEIVTLVRNQGFDAEIVREDSPAKSEIKPAEEEPSIQLSTYKPLFLVVTYVVGATLLILQASGTWTLSLGMSYFMGFFFLSFAFFKLLDVSKFADAFSTYDIIAKRSRSYALAYPWVEVTLGILFVTQSVLLLANIATAIIMSVGLIGVVSAVRKKQAIQCACLGTAFNLPMSVVTIIENSVMIVMAVMMIVPHYVA
- a CDS encoding efflux RND transporter permease subunit, which translates into the protein MLDTIIRLSLRYRMLVVIASLVILCYGSYLATQMPIDVFPDLDRPRVVVITEAPGLATEEVETLVTQPIEIALMGANGVQAVRSQTTAGLNVIYIEFDWKTQIRAARQTVSERLSTLEGILPDGIRPQMTPPSSIMGQIVVAGIYRQQGPNGGVLTPIDRTDLIAELYREDDTFRIQVWLPGERHEFATWTAIESQNLDWIDQPDTSSKTHSGRASVTVDGKRHEVIFASQAKQDLELRTIADWIIRPRLLKVTGVAEVFMLGGDRKQYQILLDPTALLEYDVTVQDVEKALRASNLNTSGGFAITGETERPIRVLGRLGSSTGSIIEDLEKIAVVRHAKRTVLLDQVARVIEGPELKRGDGSVNGEGGIVFTVVKQPHVDTRTLTDDVAAAFEEVEASLPADIVINSKLFRLKNFIDRGIFNVAEALVIGATLVIIVLFLFLLNFRTTFITLTAIPMSLVITTLVFRIIGWFSSSELSINVMTLGGIAVAMGELVDDAIVDVENIFRRLKENNAAEHPKPAIQVVYEASKEIRSAILFGTTVVILVFLPLFALSGVEGRLFAPLGFAYIVSILASFAVSLTVTPVLSFYMLPKANATHQETDGFLLRGLKALATPLIRTSMAIPGSLLVVTWLIVLVAAIQLSTLGRNFLPPFDEGSIQVNVTLPPGSSLKASNQVSGSIDSVFKSMQKSPDNPSGEILNFVRRTGRAEMDEHASPVNFGEYILSMNPEAEQNREEMLAGLLERIKTEVPGVDIEVEQPLAHLISHMVSGVYAQIAIKIHGDDLNTLLTLAEMVKASIREVEGITPPIVEPVRMTSELHIELRGEDLAIFGLTREYVADVLQTALQGEVVSEVLEGQRRFDLLVRLEEQYRTDYANLGRLRIDLPHQGGNAERGQIELREVATISEGTGPNSVNRENARRRIVIRCNTQGRDLASAVNEIQSRINSDVTMPVGYYVEFAGQFESQQNATRLIMILAGVAVIGMFAVLMILFPSVRIVLQILNALPTAFIGGVLALVITQQNLTVASLVGFISLGGIAVRNGILLVTHYFHLMQQEGESFSQSMIVRGSLERLAPVLMTALTAGIGLIPLVLGGQEPGREILYPVATVILGGLVTSTFCEFLIHPGLFWKFSGKDAKRLADVEEVTSI